The genomic interval TAATAGATCGGCAACATCTCCAACTGGTGATGCGATATCAATAAGGGGAATAAGTTCACTAAATAATAATACCATTCTTACCAGGCCGCTGGTAGTATTGGATAATATCCCTTATGAAGGAGATCTATCTAATTTGAACCCAAATGATGTTGAAAATATCACAATTCTTAAAGATGCTGCTGCTGCTTCTATCTGGGGAACACGAGCTGGTAATGGTGTAATCGTAATAACTACAAAAAAAGGCGCATATGATAAACCTCTATCTATATCATTCAATGGAAATGTCACTATTTCAGAAAAGCCGGATTTATTTTACCTGCCTCAAATAAGTAGTTCAGATGCCATTGATGTTGAGAGGTTTTTATTTGCCAATCAGTATTATGATAACAAATTAACAACCACCAGTCCTTATCCTCCATTTTTAACCCCCGTAGTTGAACTATTAGCAAAGCAACGTGAACTACCTTTATCAGATACAGAAGGAAGAGCACTGATAGATAATCAGATTAATGCCTTTCGTCAGTATGATGTACGTAACGATTATCTAAAATATATGTATAGGGACGCTATAAACCAACAGTATTCACTTAATATAAATGGTGGTAGTAAACAAGTTACCTATATGTTATCTGCAGGGTATGACCGAAACTTAAATAGTTTAGTAACTTCTACTTATAATAGAACATCCTTCCGATCTAATGTCACTTTTAAACCAATTAAACAGCTTGATATTCAAACCAGTTTTTTGTACACAAGAACAAAAGACGTAAATTCTGACGAGGCAGCTGCTGGCGCGACATCATATGATCCTGGATTGTTCTACCCTTATGCTCGTTTGGCTGACGGCTCCGGCAACCATCTCGCGCCTGGCATGATCTATAATCCGACTTATCTTGACAACTTAAGTAAGGATTCCCGACTGGTTGACTGGAGATTTAAGCCTTTGGATGATCTTCATAAAACTGTCTTTACTGGAAATTCACAGGATATCCTATTCAACCTTGGCGTTACATACAATTTAAATTCAATACTGTCAGCAGACATCAAATATCAATATCAGCAAACTAATACAGATTCCAAAACATTGTACGACAAAGATTCCTACTATGTACGGAATCTGGTAAACACCTATACTGATCCAATTACCTTTGAGCGGGCTATTCCTTCTGGTGCAATAAATATTCCAAGGGAATCAATATTTAAAGCCCAAACTATCCGTGCACAGGTCAATGAGCACAAAATCTGGAATAATAAACATGAACTTAATGCAATTGCTGGTGCCGAAGCTCGAAAAAATTATGGATTGACAACAATTCAAAATACATTATATGGTTTTGATCCTAATACCAATTCTTTTTTAAATGTAGACTACAAGAACCCTGTCCAAACTTATTATGGAGGAACAGAATTAATACCTAACCAGCCATCAATAAATGATAATAACAATAGATTCACTTCTTTATTTTTCAACTCAGCATACACGTATAATAATCGTTATTCAATATCTGCAAGTGTTCGTAAAGATGCTTCAAATGTGTTTGGAGATAATGCCAATAAACGAGGGTCTCCTTTATGGTCTGGAGGTGCAAGTTGGGATATATCTAAAGAGAACTTTTATAGATTTGAATTCATACCTAATTTGAAACTTAGGGGAACATATGGCTATAGCGGAAACGTTGTAACTGGAGTTCCTGCGTATGCAGTTGTCACTTATCCTGGCAGTAATTCTATAACAGGACTTCCTTATGCAGAGACTACTAATCCCCCTAATCCAGATTTAAGATGGGAAAAGGTCGGAATGTTAAATATAGGATTAGATTTTAGTATGAAGAATAACCGGCTTACAGGAAGTATTGAGTATTTTGATAAGCGCTCAAAAGATCTGGTCACTAACGCACCAATTGATCTTACCAAGGGATCATATACACAAACTTTAAATTCTGCTAACCTGCATGGAAAAGGAATTGATATAACTTTAAATTCTTTGAACATGAATATGTCCGATTTTCAATGGAGGAGCACTTTAATATTTAATTATAGCAGAACAATAGTGACCCGTTATTTATTAAAGGAAAATACTGCTCTGGATTACATTGGTCGGTCAAATTTTCTCAATCCAATTGAGGGAAAGGATGCGTATGCTGTTCTTGCATATAATTGGGCTGGCCTTGATTCTTCCAATGGAGAGCCTCAAGGTTATCTTAATGGCGAAGTGAGTAAAGATTATTCAAACTTATTGAATGCTAAAATAGAGGATCTTCGGTATTTTGGCTCTGCCACGCCAGTTTATTATGGAGCGTTTCGTAATACATTTTCCTTTAAAGGAATAGAAGTGTCAGCTAATATCCTTTATAAATTTGATTATTATTTTAAAAGACCCGGGATAAACTACAATAATCTTTATGCCATAGGTATGGGTAATGAAGAATATTCACGAAGATGGCAAAAACAAGGAGATGAAAAAATCACAGATATACCTGCTATGATCTATCCTCCAAACTCTGAGCGTGATGATTTTTATAATGGCTCTGCGGCTACTGTAGAAAAGGCTGACCATATTCGCCTGCAAGATATTACAGTTGCTTATCTGCTCCAAAATAGGATACCAGGTCTGAAATCTGTCAGACTTTATGCAAATGTGAATAATGTTGGAATTCTATGGAGGGCTAATAAAAAAGGTATTGATCCAGATATCATCAGTGGCTACCGTTCTCCACGTACATTTTCAATGGGACTAACAGCGAATTTTTAATTTTTAGTAAAACTAATTATGAATCGGAAAAACATATTTTTAACACTCTTCATTTTAATCTGTGTATGCTCTATTTCCTGTAAAAAGGATTTTCTGGATGTTAGGCCAAACAGTAAAGAAGTGAAGTTTTCTGCTGCTGATTGCCAGGCTTTATTAGATAATTTTGATGTAATGAATGCCCTCTATCCTATAGATGGTGAGTTATCATCAGATAATTATTACCTGCTGACTTCTACATATAACGGACTTTTTGATCAGGCAGACAAAGATATACACAGATGGGCTTCTGATGCTAGAAGGAATGGCGCTAACAGCAGTTGGATTGCACCTTATACCGTTGTATATAATGCGAACCTGGTAATAAAGGTACTTCAAGATGACCCGGGTAATCTCAACCAGATAACAATAAATACTTTAAGGGGATCTGCATTGTTTTTTCGGGCACACGCTTTTTTTCAAGTAGCCCAGTTGTATGCAAAACCTTACGATCAAAATTCTACTAATTCAGATCCTGGAATTCCTGTACGGACAGAACCAGATTTAGAAGTTGAATCTGAGAGAGGAACTGTAAAGCAAACCTATGACCGGATCATACAGGACTTTAAAGAGGCAATCACCTTATTACCTTTAACAAGTAGCATTAAGTCACGTCCAAACAGGGTAGCGGCATTTGCTGCGCTCGCAAGAACATTTCTGGCTATGGAAGATTACAATAATGCTGGTATATATGCAGACTCCTGCTTAAAATACCATAAGACCTTACTAGACTATAATTCTATCAGCAGAACTTCTCTTACACCTTTTACCAGATTTAATGATGAAGTGATATTTCATAGTACCACGAATGCAGCTGGCCCTGTGCGCCCGTCAATAGCACTAATAGATACCTTGCTTTATAGGTCTTATAACGACCATGATCTGCGAAAGGAAATTTTTTTTAACCCTGTCGCTGCCGGGCAAAGATTTACCGGAAATTATAACCCGGTTACTATTGCCGCATTTTTTAATGGATTTGCTACGGATGAGGTATACCTTATACGTGCAGAATGTTATGCCCGAAATGGAAAAATAGATCTGGCTATGGCAGATCTCAATACATTAATGAAAACAAGGTGGGATGATAATGTTGTTTATCCTACGATTGGGGCTACTACTGTAGATGAAGCATTAAGTAAAGTGATTGAAGAGAGAAGAAAGGAACTTTTATTCAGAGGGCTAAGATGGTCTGATCTAAGGAGATTAAATAAGGATACTAAATTTCAAAAAACACTATATCGCAATCTTGATGGGACAACCTATTCACTTCCGCCAAATGATAAACGTTATGTATTACTAATTGATCAGCAAGTTATCAATAATTCAAATCTCCAACAAAATCCCAGATGAAATTAAAACTAAAAAATCTTCCTTTCTTTGGCTGGGTAAGTATGATGATTGCAGTTATTTTATCTACCCATTTGGTGTTGAATGCTAATCCAATCCACAGTGATAATCTTCAAGTAAGTACCTTTACTGATACAATAAAGAGTTTGAATGTCGGAGATGTTGTACCGGACATTATTATTAAAAAGATAGTTAATGATAAACAGCGAAGCACACATCTGTCAGATTACAAAGATGTATTATTGATTCTGGATTTTTGGACAACAGGCTGTACCGCCTGCATTGCTGAATTTCCTAAAATGGATTCTTTACAAAAAGTATTTGGCGATCAGATTAAAATACTTGCGGTTACTTATGAAGCTGAAAGCCATATTAATTCATTTTTTAAAAATAATAAATATGCAAAAACAACGATGCTACCGTCTGTGGTAGAAGATAATGTATTAAATAAATGGTTTAAGCATTGGGCAATACCCCACGAAGCTTGGATTTACAGAGGAAAAGTCATTGCACTTACCGGGGGTGAATATGTTACGGCAAAAAATATCCAATATGTACTGGATGGGAATTTACCTGAATGGCCTGTTAAGGATGATTTTAAGCAACTTGATGACAGCAAACCCCTGATCAGTAAAGGGGGATTCGGTCAAACTGTGAGTTATACTGTTATAACACCATTTAGAGAAGGTGTGCACGACAAAAAAATCATAAGCAGTTTGGATTCCAATACTAAAACCCGCAGAAATTATTTTTTGAATTTGGGTATATTATCAGCTTATAAAGCTTTATTGAGCTATTTGGTTCAAATTCCTTTATCAAGTGGGAGTCGCAACCGGCTTATTTTAAACGTAAAGGACAAATCTAAGTACATTTATGATCGGGCGTTAGGTACTAAAGAGGAATGGAACAGAAAAAATCAATTTTGTTATGAGTCTATTACTCCAGATAGAGTTGGTGATGATAAAAAACAATATGAGTTGATGATTGCTGATCTGAATCGCTTATTTGGATTAGATGCACGGTGGGAAAAACGATTAATGAAATGTCTTGTGTTGACCAGAACATCTTCCGCTGACAAAATTAAATCAAAAGGCGGAGAAACTATTTTATCTTTTGATAAATCGGTTAAAGAGTTCAAAAACACCCCATTTGATAATTTGGTCTATAAGTTAAACGATTATGAAAATAATCCACCAATAATTAATGAAACCGGATATGAAGACCCTGTAGATATTGAGCTTAAGATAGATTCCTGGACTGATATAAAAACCATAAAGAAAGTACTTCGGCAATACGGTCTTGATTTTAAAGAAGAAGAACGTGAGCTTGATGTGTTTGTATTGACCGAAAAATAGTCTATTGAATGGAAAATGATTTATTGTAATGCACAGTTATGATATTCATTTTCAAAATGGTATATATTTAATTTGGGAACTTTTAAAAGTCTGGATTCTCATGATGGCCAGACTTTTATCTTAATTCGGCTTTAAATATTTTATACATATTTAAGCTGAGTCACATCAGGCGTAATTATACCATTTAAAGCATTTGTAATTGCATTTTGAATATCTCCTGTTATAATTGGTTTCGCATGGGCATCACTATTTGCAAAAATTGCACATAGTGTTTCACCACCTATGCAACCAGGATTATTGTTAATTATATAGTTAGATGCTACATAAGGGTCTCCATTTGCATTTAATTTAAACCAATTCATAATTTTAAGTTTTAAATATTTTATCAAAATTAAAATAAGCCAAGTGGTCCTTATCAAATTACCACTTGGCTAAAGACTAAGCAGCTTTCAGCTGAGTCACATTTGGTGTAATTATGCCATTTAAAGCGTTAGTGATGGCTGTTTGAATTTGCCCAGTTATAATAGGCTTGTTATTTGCATCAGTTTGCGCATTGATAGAACATAAAGTTTCTGATCCAACACAGCCCGGATTATTGTTGAGCGTATAATTAGCTGGAAGATAAGGATTAGTAGCACCTGTATTTAATTTAAACCAGTTCATAATATTTCACTTTTAATATAAAAGTGTAAACTCTAATTCATTAACTGCCTACTCTTTTCAAGGTTTTCAGCTAGCCCTTTGCCTACTATGTTAAGGATATTCAGCATTTTCCTTTTTACTAACTGCCATGCAAACTGCATGTTTAATTTGCTTTTCAAAAGGTTGTATCATCAGATAATGTAATACTAATATCGAAAGATTTTATTTCGAATAAAAGGGTCAAGTGGCTCAAATTCAGTTTTTTATATTTTTTTTTATATTGTTTAAGGATAAGAGATATCAATTGATTATCTCTTATCCTTAGTAATAGCCCACACCCTTGGCGGAGTTATTACTTTTTAGTATTAATACAATATCGCTTTGCTTACGTCCCTTGCATCAGTAGCGGTGGTTTGTTACCAGTACCTTCCGGTATTTAAAAAATTACAGTTAATTGGGTTTGGGGACTGTAATTTTCTCTGATGCTTAATACGCACTGGAAGAGCGTTTACACATTGGTACTCCCCAAATATTATTTATTTGAATATTACCTCAATTTTAATTCTAATGAGGTTATTGTAAAATATCTAATAAGTTAGCAAGAATTCTAAATACTACCTAGGGACAGTTGCCACAAATAGACTATTCATCTGTATGAAAGAAACTATTCATTTGTCAATAAAAAGCTATTCATATGTATATTCACTACCTGATAATTCATTTATTTTGGCGGTTTGTTTCAGAAGGCTGAAGTTGAATATCTAAAAAATAAAAATAATATTTAGTTGGATTAAAAATGAAATTTTACCTTAAATACGTCTATAATGCATTATTCGCCTTGTTAATTTAGGTTTTAAATCCTGAGATTTAAATTTCAAATCCTACAACTCACATGAGAACTAATAATAATTAGTTAACACTAATTTAAATAATACTAATTTTGCTTTTAATCTCTTCTACTGTTACAATGAATTTATGTTAGGCTAATTGTAACTAAACGTAAGTATGAGATTATATAGTGACCTTTCAGATATTGAATTGACACATTTGCTTCGAAATGGTAATGCAGTCGCATTTGATGAGATTTACTTTCGTTATAAAAGTTTATTACACATTCACACTTATAAAAAACTGGGTGACTTTGATGATGCCAGTGACATCATACAAGAACTATTTACCAATCTGTGGATTAAGCGTTCTGCTTTGCCGGATCAAACCAACCTTAAAAGTTACTTATTTGTATCTGTCCGTAATAGAATACTGGACTTCATTTCTCACAAAAAAGTAGAATCAAAATATATTAATAGCTTTCAAATTTTCATAAATGATAAAAGTAGTTATGTAACTGATCTGTTCATTAGAGAGCGGGAATTTGCTAAAATTATTGAGAAGGAAATAAATGAGCTGCCACCAAAAATGAGAGAAATCTTTATTTTGAGCAGAACCACCGGGTTATCTCATAAAGAGATCGCAGAAAAACTAAACATTTCTGAAAATACCGTTAAAAACCAGGTTAAAGGTGCCCTTAAAAAATTGAAGTGCAAGTTTGGCTTATTCTGGTTTCTGGTTTTCGTGCTTTTTTATTAAACTTTTTCATTTTTTTTTGATTTTCGTATAGTCCCTGCATAGTGCACTCGCCGTTATACTACTATAACCAGCAAAAAAAGTCGGTGTATGGAAAGAACGGATATCATAAAATTATTAAAAAGATATAATTCGGGTCAATGTACTGTTGAGGAAATTGCCTTGATAGAGACATTTTACATGAATTATGTGGAAGTTGATGTTTCTGATTTAACCGAAGAACAATTGGAGATATTGATGAATCCTGAACCTTCAAAAATTAAAAAATCAATCTACAGCCCAACTTTGAAACAGATTGGTATTGCAGCTTCAATCATGCTTATGGTTATGGTTCTGGCTATGTTTAGCTTCCTGAAAAATAAAACAGATCAAGATATTATTGCTGACTCTAAAGACATAGCTCCCGGTAAAAACAGTGCGACACTAATCTTATCTAGTGGTAAGAAAATCATCTTATCCGAAGTTTCAAATGAAAAGCTCGCTCAGGAGGCCGGAGTAAAAATTACGAAAACTGTTGACGGAGAACTTTTATATGAACTTTCAAGTTCCTCTCCTGCAAATAGCAATAGGGGCAAAGACTTAAGATTTAATACACTTTCTACCTCCAGAGGCGAGCAATATAAGATTCGCTTACCCGATAGCTCCATCGTGTGGCTGAATGCCGCCTCGTCCCTTAAATACCCTACTTCTTTCACTTCATTAAAAGAAAGAAGAGTTGAATTAAAAGGTGAGGCTTACTTTCAGGTAGCTAAGGATAAAAGTCATCCATTTTATGTTTCCAGTAAAGGGCAGGAGGTTAAAGTGCTGGGAACCAGATTTAACGTAAATAGTTATGACGATGAACCTGTTGTGAAAACCACTCTATTAGAAGGGTCTGTAAAAATCAATACCAATTCTAATGATTCACTGCCAGGTAAAAAGAAATCTGAGACTATCCTGAATCCTGGCCAACAAGCACAATTAACGGCAAATCATATATCAGTTATAAATAATGCTGATCTGGAAGATGTAATCGCATGGAAAGATGGCTATTTCATTTTTAATGAAAATTTGAAAAGTATAATGAATAGGGTTGGAAGGTGGTACGATGTAGAAGTTGTATATGAGACCGTACCAGATCCCAATCATAATTTTCAGGGAAAGATAGCCAGAACCAGGAATATATCAGAAGTATTAAAGATTATGGAATATCAGGGAATTGTACACTTTAAAATCGAAGGAAGGAGGGTCATTGTGACAAAATAAACGATCAGAAGTTAAAGTGTGATCCACAAAAAAACCAGTAGTGCTAGAACACCACTGGCTATATCTGGATTATACCAATAAAAAATTTGAGTTACTTATCAATTTAAACCAGAATACAAATGTATGTAATATATACCAAGAAAAGGGGTATGTCAGAACGGCGTGTCCCTAAAATTCAGCTCATTATGCGGTTAACTACAATTATTTTAATAGCAACAATAATGCAGGTTAACGCTAGCAGCTTTGGCCAGAGGGTTTCCCTTGATGTTAAAAATGCCCCTCTAAATGTCATCATAAAGGAAATCAGTAAGCAAACTGGTTATGAGTTCTTTTATGATGGTAATTTAATTAAAAATACAAAGCCGGTCAGCATTAAAATAAAAAACGCAACCATTGAAAATGCACTTGAATTGTGTTTTACCGGGCAGTCAATTACCTATAAAATTGAGAACAAGGTTGTTTCATTAAAACCACTGAGCAAGTCCATATTAGATAAAATAAGCACCGCTGTTACTGGTTTTTTTTCGGAAATTGATGTCAGTGGGCGTGTCGTAGATGAAAAGGAAAAACCACTTATCGGTGCAACTGTTAAGATTATAAATACGAACAGAGCGCTATTAACGGATGAAAATGGCGCTTTTGAGTTTTATAACGTTGATGAGAGCGCTGTGCTCTTAATTAGTTATATTGGATATCAGTCCCAAAAAGTTCCTGTGAAGAATTCCGGGCCTATCACTATCAAATTAAAAGAAGCTGGTAATTTGTCAGAAATCCAGGTGATAGGTTATGGACAAGTATCCAGGAAATTCAATACTGGAAACGTATCTACCATAACTTCTAAAGATTTAGAGAAGCAGCCTGTAACAAATGTATTATCAGCTTTATCTGGCAGGCTCCCTGGCGTTTTTTTGCAAACCACTAATGGTTTGCCAGGAGGGAATATAGAAGTGCAAATTGGGGGGAAAGGTTCAATTACCGCTGGTACAAATCCGCTTTATGTTGTTGATGGAGTACCTTTCCCTGGTACTTCACTTGTACATAACACTTCTTTAAGTGATATAATAAGCGGGGAAATAAGTCCGCTCAATTCTATTAATCCAAATGATATTGAGAGCATAAATGTACTTAAAGATGCAGATGCTACGGCAATTTATGGAAGCCGAGGTGCTAATGGTGTAGTTTTGATAACAACAAAAAAAGGTATCGCTGGTAAAACTAAAGCAGATATAAACATTAGCTCTGGTGTAAGTGAGGTAGCTAGTTTTCCAAAACTGTTAAAACTCTCCGACTATTTGACGATCCGTAGGGAGGCATTTAAAAACGATGGACTGGAACCTTCTACTGATCCAAGTTCTTTAGGTTATGCACCTGATTTAAAGCTCTGGAGCCAAACTGATGCTACTGATTGGGGCAAATATATTATGGGTCGAACTGGAAGGACAACAAACGTAAATGCCAGCCTCTCCGGTGGATCTGAGCAAACAAAAATGCTTGGAGGCATCAATTATAGAAATGAAACTTCAGTATTACGTGGAGATAACAAATACCAAAGAGGAGGAGCCAGATTTAGCCTGCAACATCATTCCATTGATAATAAATTCAATTTATCCAGTTCTTTATCATATACGGCAGATGATAATAATTCTTCAAATCCAAAGAATGATTTTCTCAATTTTTTATTGCTTCCTCCTAATTTTCCATTATACAACCAAAATGGAGAATTGAATTGGGCAACAGGTAGTAATCCTATTGCAGCAATAAATAATTACTCCAAAACCCGAACAGGAAATACGGTTTTTAATACCACAGCCTCGCTCCAGTTGTTAAAAGGTTTAACTGTTAAAACTGATTTTGGTTTTAATCAGCTGGAGATGAGTCAAATAATTGTCTCTCCAAAATCGGGAAGTAATCCTAATTATTCCCCAACGAGCCAAACCACTTTCGGAGACAATTTAACCAGAACATTTATAATTGAGCCCCAAATAAACTACTCAACTAATATTAATAAGTCCAGCTTAAATTTTCTAGCAGGTGGCACGTACCAGAAGAATTCTACAGAAAACCAAATATTAGTAGGTACAAATTTTAATAGTGAATCATTATTGGAAAATCCTGGATCTGCATCTACGATCACTCCAAATGGTTATAATATAGTTTATAAATATGTTTCATTATTTGGCAGGGTGAGCTATAATTTTGATCAGAAATATTTTTTAAATGTTAGCGGCAGGAGAGATGGTTCGTCACGTTTTGGAATTGATCATCAATTTGGAAATTTTGGTGCAATAGGTGCTGCATGGTTAATCAGTAATGAAAATTGGTTAAAAGATAAGTTGAGATTTTTATACTATGCTAAAATTAGAGGTAGTTACGGAATTACAGGGAATGATCAAATAGCTGACTATCAATACCTATCTACTTATCGGACATCTGGGATTGTTTATCAAAATCAAAATGGATTAGAACCAGCAAGAATTGCTAATGATAATTATCATTGGGAATCCAATAAAAAGACTGAAGTTGGACTAGAGGTAGGCTTGTTTGATAACAGATTCAATTTTACCATTAGTCATTTTGAAAATGTTAGTGGCGACCAGCTTGTAAATTATACTTTACCATTAATGACAGGGTTCACCAGTTATCAGGCTAATCTGCCAGCAAAAGTTAGAAATTCTGGTTGGGAGTTAGAATTGAACAGTACAAATTTTAAGACAGAAAAATTTAATTGGTCAACTAATTTTAATATTACGTTTCTAAAAAATAGGTTAATTAGTTTTCCAGATATTGAATCCAGCAGTTATTCTAAAACTCTTGTTGTTGGTGAAAGTGTACAAAGGGCGACCGGATTTATGTACTTAGGTACAGATCCGGCAACAGGATCATCTTTATTTAAAGATAAGGATGGCAACAGTACTAGCTTGCCAGATTTCGATTCATATTATTCAACTATCGGTAGAAAAGACCCGTCTTTTTATGGTGGTATGGGTAATACTTTTAGTTTCAAAGGATTTAGATTGGATGTTTTCTTTCAGTTTGCCAAGCAAGGTATATCTGGAAGTGTAAATTCTCCAGGAACTATATTCAATAGTTTTGATTTGGTGAAAAACCGCTGGCAAAATCCTAATGATTTAACAATTACACCAAAGGCTTCTACATCATCAGATTTTTATTATACGTTATCGTCAGCAAATTTTTTCAATTCGACATACCTGCGGTTAAAAAACGTACAAATATCTTATGCTGTGTCAGATCATATTCTTAAAAAGATAAGGGTAGATAGAGCGACCATTTATATTCAAGCCCAAAACTTAGCCACTTGGTGGAACAAGAATAACGCACTTTATGATCCGGAAAGTGGTGCCAGCTCAAATATTCCCCCACTACAATGTATTAATCTAGGTGTTCAATTTACGTTTTAATTTATGAATGATATGAAAAATATAATTATAATCATTTTGGTTTTGGGATTATCAACTTTAGGGTGTAAAAAATTAATAAATATTGAAGCCCCAAAAGATCAGTTAACATCTAATGCCGTTTTTTCAGATACAATATCAGCAACCGCAGCACTGGTTAACATTTACGGACAATTCGATAAAAGGATAGAACTTAATCTGACAAACACATTCGGATTGTATACTGATGAATTAGAAATTACCTCTATTGATCCTACAACCAAAGAATTTTTATTCAGTAGACTAACTGCGTCTAATTCATTGAATGAAACTTTGTGGGGGAATTTTTACTTTACGATATATAGTTGTAATGACTTAATTGAGCGTATTTCTAACTCAAATGGAATTTCCCCATCTAAGGCAATTATCTATGTAGCAGAAGCAAAATTTCTGAGGGCATATTGTTATTTATATCTGACTAATTTTTATGGAAGGATACCTTTAGTACTAACAACTGATGCAAATTTAAATAGATCATTAAAACAATCAGATGAATCTGTCGTATATGATCAGATTACAAGGGATTTAATTTTTGCACAACAAAACCTTCCTGCGCAATATCAGGGATTGGAAAAAGTGCGTGCAAATAAATGGGCAGCAGCTGCGCTTCTTGCAAGGGTCTATTTAATCATGCAAAACTGGGCAAATGCTGAAATGGAATCTTCCTTGGTTATCAATAGTGGGTCGTATTTGCCTTTAGACGCTGTAGATCAGGTTTTTAAATCAAACAATAAGGAAAGCATTTTACAGTTTTGGACAAAAGATGGTTTTACCGGATTAGCATCAATATTT from Pedobacter sp. WC2423 carries:
- a CDS encoding SusC/RagA family TonB-linked outer membrane protein, yielding MYKIYTKKDGVLNRHISKLLLIMRLTTLILIATIMQLSATGYSQRISLNIKNAPLNNVIKEISRQSGYEFFYNNDLIEKTSPITINIRNSSLEEALIKCFINQPFTFEIRNKAVSLKPKSPSIIKSLNKALSELFTEIDIRGHVVDNNNLPLVGTTVKVLNSNKAVLTNNEGYFELLNVDEKAILIVSYIGYKSQQIPAQQSGPLIIKLELQPSDLEGVEIVSTGYQTLPKERTTGSFEKIDNNLFNRVTGTTVTSRLLGTVAGVYFNNRSATSPTGDAISIRGISSLNNNTILTRPLVVLDNIPYEGDLSNLNPNDVENITILKDAAAASIWGTRAGNGVIVITTKKGAYDKPLSISFNGNVTISEKPDLFYLPQISSSDAIDVERFLFANQYYDNKLTTTSPYPPFLTPVVELLAKQRELPLSDTEGRALIDNQINAFRQYDVRNDYLKYMYRDAINQQYSLNINGGSKQVTYMLSAGYDRNLNSLVTSTYNRTSFRSNVTFKPIKQLDIQTSFLYTRTKDVNSDEAAAGATSYDPGLFYPYARLADGSGNHLAPGMIYNPTYLDNLSKDSRLVDWRFKPLDDLHKTVFTGNSQDILFNLGVTYNLNSILSADIKYQYQQTNTDSKTLYDKDSYYVRNLVNTYTDPITFERAIPSGAINIPRESIFKAQTIRAQVNEHKIWNNKHELNAIAGAEARKNYGLTTIQNTLYGFDPNTNSFLNVDYKNPVQTYYGGTELIPNQPSINDNNNRFTSLFFNSAYTYNNRYSISASVRKDASNVFGDNANKRGSPLWSGGASWDISKENFYRFEFIPNLKLRGTYGYSGNVVTGVPAYAVVTYPGSNSITGLPYAETTNPPNPDLRWEKVGMLNIGLDFSMKNNRLTGSIEYFDKRSKDLVTNAPIDLTKGSYTQTLNSANLHGKGIDITLNSLNMNMSDFQWRSTLIFNYSRTIVTRYLLKENTALDYIGRSNFLNPIEGKDAYAVLAYNWAGLDSSNGEPQGYLNGEVSKDYSNLLNAKIEDLRYFGSATPVYYGAFRNTFSFKGIEVSANILYKFDYYFKRPGINYNNLYAIGMGNEEYSRRWQKQGDEKITDIPAMIYPPNSERDDFYNGSAATVEKADHIRLQDITVAYLLQNRIPGLKSVRLYANVNNVGILWRANKKGIDPDIISGYRSPRTFSMGLTANF
- a CDS encoding RagB/SusD family nutrient uptake outer membrane protein, whose translation is MNRKNIFLTLFILICVCSISCKKDFLDVRPNSKEVKFSAADCQALLDNFDVMNALYPIDGELSSDNYYLLTSTYNGLFDQADKDIHRWASDARRNGANSSWIAPYTVVYNANLVIKVLQDDPGNLNQITINTLRGSALFFRAHAFFQVAQLYAKPYDQNSTNSDPGIPVRTEPDLEVESERGTVKQTYDRIIQDFKEAITLLPLTSSIKSRPNRVAAFAALARTFLAMEDYNNAGIYADSCLKYHKTLLDYNSISRTSLTPFTRFNDEVIFHSTTNAAGPVRPSIALIDTLLYRSYNDHDLRKEIFFNPVAAGQRFTGNYNPVTIAAFFNGFATDEVYLIRAECYARNGKIDLAMADLNTLMKTRWDDNVVYPTIGATTVDEALSKVIEERRKELLFRGLRWSDLRRLNKDTKFQKTLYRNLDGTTYSLPPNDKRYVLLIDQQVINNSNLQQNPR
- a CDS encoding TlpA family protein disulfide reductase, with the translated sequence MKLKLKNLPFFGWVSMMIAVILSTHLVLNANPIHSDNLQVSTFTDTIKSLNVGDVVPDIIIKKIVNDKQRSTHLSDYKDVLLILDFWTTGCTACIAEFPKMDSLQKVFGDQIKILAVTYEAESHINSFFKNNKYAKTTMLPSVVEDNVLNKWFKHWAIPHEAWIYRGKVIALTGGEYVTAKNIQYVLDGNLPEWPVKDDFKQLDDSKPLISKGGFGQTVSYTVITPFREGVHDKKIISSLDSNTKTRRNYFLNLGILSAYKALLSYLVQIPLSSGSRNRLILNVKDKSKYIYDRALGTKEEWNRKNQFCYESITPDRVGDDKKQYELMIADLNRLFGLDARWEKRLMKCLVLTRTSSADKIKSKGGETILSFDKSVKEFKNTPFDNLVYKLNDYENNPPIINETGYEDPVDIELKIDSWTDIKTIKKVLRQYGLDFKEEERELDVFVLTEK
- a CDS encoding RNA polymerase sigma-70 factor produces the protein MRLYSDLSDIELTHLLRNGNAVAFDEIYFRYKSLLHIHTYKKLGDFDDASDIIQELFTNLWIKRSALPDQTNLKSYLFVSVRNRILDFISHKKVESKYINSFQIFINDKSSYVTDLFIREREFAKIIEKEINELPPKMREIFILSRTTGLSHKEIAEKLNISENTVKNQVKGALKKLKCKFGLFWFLVFVLFY